The candidate division KSB1 bacterium genome window below encodes:
- the dgt gene encoding dNTP triphosphohydrolase — protein sequence MRTRMDWLACEDHWLAPYACRSRDAHATRRHPEPEHAYRAAFQRDRDRLVHARAFRRLKHKRQVFLITEGDHFRTRMTHTLEVAQISRTLARALALNEDLVEAIALGHDLGHTPFGHLGEHVLDDILQGRDTLEGSLSPQATGGFKHNYQSLRVVDWLEQKYTFPGLNLTAAVREGILKHTRLKRGQYHYPDLDTSGLAFEQEVASTLEGQVVAVADEVAQRTHDFEDGLRAGLVALEDIAALELVQLVQQQSGLAKLRHDHYLYCNRLIHGLVNLLVSDLIEETLRRVQAFEQREHRCQHFTGEIVAFSATVDAMQRELNKFIYQQIIFRPEVRHADEDARQVLRTLFRLYLEDARLLPPSAQRAAVAAGPGTAGRLRQIADFIAGMTDHFALAEFQRLRSLGLAVPDIALQDRSHRRHLSPPASPQP from the coding sequence ATGCGTACACGGATGGACTGGCTGGCATGCGAAGACCACTGGCTGGCACCCTATGCCTGCCGCAGTCGCGACGCGCACGCCACCCGCCGCCATCCCGAACCCGAGCATGCCTACCGCGCCGCCTTTCAGCGCGACCGCGACCGTCTGGTGCATGCCCGCGCCTTTCGCCGGCTGAAACACAAACGCCAGGTCTTCCTCATCACCGAAGGCGATCACTTTCGCACACGCATGACGCACACGCTGGAGGTGGCGCAGATTTCCCGCACCCTGGCGCGCGCCCTCGCCCTCAATGAGGATCTGGTGGAGGCCATCGCGCTTGGCCATGATCTCGGCCACACCCCCTTCGGCCATCTCGGCGAACACGTGCTGGACGACATCCTGCAGGGCCGGGATACTTTGGAGGGCAGCCTTTCCCCGCAGGCCACCGGCGGCTTCAAACACAACTATCAATCCCTGCGGGTGGTGGATTGGCTCGAGCAAAAGTACACATTCCCCGGCCTCAATCTCACCGCCGCCGTGCGCGAAGGCATCCTCAAGCACACCCGCTTGAAACGCGGCCAGTATCACTATCCCGACCTCGACACCAGCGGCCTGGCGTTCGAGCAGGAAGTGGCCTCCACGCTGGAAGGTCAGGTGGTGGCGGTTGCCGACGAGGTGGCACAACGGACGCATGATTTCGAAGACGGCTTGCGCGCCGGCCTGGTCGCGCTCGAAGACATCGCGGCGCTCGAACTGGTGCAGCTCGTGCAGCAGCAAAGCGGGCTGGCAAAGCTGCGCCACGATCATTACCTCTATTGCAACCGCCTGATCCACGGCCTGGTCAATCTGCTGGTGAGTGATCTGATCGAGGAAACACTGCGGCGGGTACAGGCTTTCGAACAGCGCGAGCACCGCTGCCAGCACTTTACCGGGGAGATCGTCGCTTTCAGCGCGACGGTCGATGCCATGCAGCGCGAGCTCAACAAGTTCATCTATCAACAGATCATCTTCCGGCCGGAGGTGCGCCATGCCGACGAGGATGCACGCCAGGTCTTGCGTACGCTCTTTCGTCTGTATCTTGAAGATGCGCGCCTGCTGCCGCCCTCGGCACAACGGGCTGCTGTGGCAGCGGGACCCGGAACCGCGGGACGCCTGCGCCAGATTGCGGATTTCATCGCCGGCATGACCGATCATTTTGCCCTCGCCGAATTTCAACGGCTGCGCAGCCTCGGCCTGGCGGTGCCGGATATCGCACTGCAGGACCGGAGTCACCGCCGGCACCTTTCACCGCCTGCCAGCCCGCAGCCCTGA
- the amrA gene encoding AmmeMemoRadiSam system protein A, giving the protein MMLSDRQKAALLQLARDAIQASLRGEPEVTPPATPEPGLAGMQAGVFISLHVGGELRGCIGSIEHTRPLLDSVCAMAVAAACNDPRFEPLRLEELPDTRIEISVLTPLQALRNLQDLQIGKHGVMIRLGKRHGLLLPQVAAQRGWDAGTFVRHVCRKAGLPEDAWQDPKAELLYFSAEVFSDQP; this is encoded by the coding sequence ATGATGCTCTCCGACCGGCAAAAGGCCGCTTTGCTGCAGCTCGCGCGTGACGCGATCCAGGCCAGCCTGCGCGGTGAGCCGGAAGTCACCCCGCCCGCCACACCCGAGCCCGGCTTGGCCGGGATGCAAGCCGGCGTGTTCATCAGTCTGCATGTCGGCGGGGAGCTGCGCGGCTGCATTGGCAGTATCGAACACACCCGGCCCTTGCTGGACTCGGTATGTGCCATGGCGGTTGCTGCCGCCTGCAACGACCCGCGCTTTGAGCCGCTGCGCCTGGAGGAACTGCCCGACACCCGCATTGAAATTTCCGTGCTCACCCCGCTGCAAGCGCTGCGCAATCTGCAGGATTTGCAGATCGGCAAACATGGTGTGATGATCCGCCTCGGCAAACGTCACGGCCTGTTGCTGCCGCAAGTGGCCGCGCAACGCGGTTGGGATGCCGGCACTTTCGTGCGCCACGTTTGCCGCAAAGCCGGCCTGCCGGAAGACGCCTGGCAGGATCCCAAGGCCGAGCTGCTCTATTTCAGCGCCGAAGTTTTCTCGGATCAGCCGTGA
- the amrB gene encoding AmmeMemoRadiSam system protein B translates to MANPHKQYEPVAGEAVRAAAVAGMFYPENPQVLSRVVNDLLAQTQIESSPGRFVAGIAPHAGYRYSGPVAAHTYALLRHQPPATIVLIAPSHWEYFPFVSVFSGRGYCTPLGEVPVAAALAGQLIQKHENFLATWHGHRVQAEGGEHAIEVQLPFVQRVAPDATILPIVMGEQSWDLCEALGQALAELATETPLAIIASSDLSHYHNDAEARRRDGYFIELLQAGEPEPLYEALQQRVCEACGGGPIVAALLAARRLGAAHVRVLRYQNSGDTSGDYSRVVGYVAAAFERMP, encoded by the coding sequence ATGGCAAATCCACACAAGCAATACGAGCCGGTGGCGGGCGAGGCCGTCAGAGCGGCGGCAGTGGCGGGCATGTTCTATCCGGAAAATCCGCAAGTGCTCAGCCGGGTCGTAAACGACTTGCTGGCGCAAACGCAGATTGAATCATCCCCCGGCCGTTTTGTCGCCGGCATCGCCCCGCACGCCGGCTATCGTTACTCCGGGCCGGTTGCCGCCCACACCTATGCACTCCTGCGCCACCAGCCGCCGGCAACCATTGTCCTGATTGCGCCCAGCCATTGGGAATATTTTCCGTTCGTCTCCGTTTTTTCCGGCCGCGGCTACTGCACGCCGCTTGGCGAGGTGCCGGTGGCGGCTGCACTCGCCGGGCAGCTCATCCAAAAGCATGAGAACTTCCTGGCCACCTGGCACGGCCATCGCGTCCAGGCGGAGGGCGGCGAACATGCCATCGAGGTGCAACTGCCGTTTGTGCAGCGCGTGGCCCCGGACGCGACGATCCTGCCGATTGTGATGGGCGAGCAAAGCTGGGACTTGTGCGAGGCCCTGGGGCAGGCCCTGGCTGAGCTGGCAACGGAGACGCCACTGGCCATCATCGCCAGCTCGGATCTTTCCCACTATCACAACGATGCCGAGGCGCGCCGCCGCGACGGGTATTTCATCGAGCTGTTGCAGGCCGGCGAGCCGGAACCGCTGTACGAGGCGCTGCAACAGCGGGTCTGCGAGGCCTGCGGCGGCGGCCCGATTGTGGCCGCGCTGCTCGCCGCCCGCCGGCTGGGTGCAGCTCACGTGCGCGTGTTGCGCTATCAGAACTCCGGCGACACCAGCGGCGACTACAGCCGCGTCGTCGGTTATGTCGCCGCCGCCTTTGAACGCATGCCGTAA
- a CDS encoding molybdenum cofactor guanylyltransferase produces MTSTGAAIILAGGKSSRFGRDKALLPWQGTTLLASLATRLQQVFAHVLIVTTPDHQLASPVGRIVYDLITGKNSLGGLHAGLLHSPLPKNFVCACDMPRLLPELARDLMARSSGFDVVIPHVHDRLQPLCAIYDKTCLPVIARALAADQLRMTGWLSQVRVRVVSEAEVRQVDATLQSFYNVNTETDYQNLLAKFSGQPGTVPAAGPAGK; encoded by the coding sequence ATGACCTCCACGGGCGCTGCGATCATTCTGGCTGGCGGGAAGAGCAGCCGTTTTGGCCGCGACAAGGCGCTGTTGCCGTGGCAGGGCACGACACTTCTGGCTTCGCTTGCCACGCGCCTGCAGCAGGTCTTTGCGCACGTGCTGATCGTCACCACGCCGGATCACCAACTCGCCTCACCTGTTGGCCGCATTGTTTACGATCTCATTACCGGTAAAAACAGCCTGGGCGGCTTGCATGCCGGACTGCTGCATTCTCCGCTGCCGAAGAATTTTGTGTGCGCCTGCGACATGCCGCGGTTGTTGCCGGAGCTGGCCCGGGACTTGATGGCCAGGAGCAGCGGCTTCGATGTTGTCATCCCCCATGTGCATGACCGCCTGCAGCCGTTGTGCGCGATTTATGACAAGACTTGTCTGCCCGTCATCGCGCGGGCGCTCGCGGCCGACCAATTGCGCATGACCGGCTGGCTTTCGCAGGTGCGCGTGCGCGTGGTGAGTGAGGCCGAAGTGCGGCAGGTGGATGCCACACTGCAGTCGTTTTACAACGTGAATACGGAAACAGATTATCAGAACCTGCTGGCGAAGTTTTCCGGGCAACCCGGCACCGTGCCTGCGGCAGGTCCTGCCGGAAAATGA
- a CDS encoding DUF72 domain-containing protein — protein sequence MKPLSPTSALPQNLHLGVAGWEDSARFAGLANGNRDEILARLAHAFDLIEITASYYQPLAPATTRRWLEQVQAHRRLRFTARLWQKLLRERSAQSLTEVQRFLAGLEPLVRAKRLAAVVASFSYTFPNSSANQDWLHWLADAFAGHTLVIELHHHSWSETTVCRSLLAAGLCLAHVDQPRPGRAFVFPLETPGRVAYARFDGRNLTAWLAPAASRDDRHDYLYSEAELAALVSRVKTALARTSLGCIVFNNYPRGQGLINALQLQALLGGAPVPAAGTLRQQFPFLHRGESN from the coding sequence ATGAAGCCGTTGTCGCCCACCTCGGCCCTGCCGCAGAATCTCCATCTCGGTGTTGCCGGCTGGGAGGATTCCGCACGCTTTGCCGGTTTGGCCAACGGCAACCGTGACGAGATCCTTGCCCGGCTGGCGCACGCCTTTGATCTCATCGAAATCACTGCGAGCTATTACCAGCCCCTGGCACCCGCAACCACCCGGCGCTGGCTCGAACAGGTGCAGGCGCACCGCCGGTTGCGCTTTACCGCCCGGCTGTGGCAGAAACTGTTGCGGGAACGCTCCGCGCAATCGCTGACGGAAGTGCAACGGTTTCTTGCCGGCCTGGAACCGCTCGTGCGTGCGAAACGGCTGGCCGCGGTGGTCGCCTCGTTCTCTTACACCTTTCCCAATTCCTCCGCCAATCAGGACTGGTTGCACTGGCTCGCGGACGCTTTTGCCGGCCACACGCTGGTGATCGAGCTGCATCACCATTCGTGGTCCGAGACAACCGTCTGCAGGAGTCTGCTGGCGGCGGGCTTGTGCCTGGCGCATGTTGATCAGCCGCGCCCGGGCCGGGCCTTTGTCTTTCCGCTGGAAACGCCCGGCCGGGTGGCCTATGCGCGTTTTGACGGCCGCAATCTAACCGCCTGGTTGGCGCCGGCAGCCAGCCGTGATGACCGCCATGATTATTTGTATTCAGAAGCCGAACTGGCCGCGCTTGTCAGCCGCGTAAAAACGGCACTCGCCCGCACCTCCCTGGGCTGCATCGTCTTCAACAACTATCCGCGTGGCCAGGGCCTGATCAACGCACTGCAATTGCAGGCCCTGCTGGGTGGCGCGCCTGTGCCTGCCGCCGGCACGCTGCGGCAACAATTCCCCTTCCTGCACCGGGGAGAAAGCAATTGA
- a CDS encoding 2-oxoacid:acceptor oxidoreductase subunit alpha codes for MNDFNIHVATANGTGSQSSNLVLMRAIFQMGIPVSGKNLFPSNIQGLPTWFTVRVSKHGYIARRETIDILVAMNPETANEDVMRLTPGTVAVYDAPLQLDKLRQDVIFYPVPFDELVVPVCPVAKLRKLVRNMIYDGVLAYLLGIEMAEVERALLKQFKGKAKAAAMNWEAAKAGYEFARNNFAEKPPYRVERMNATAGKIVIDGNSAAALGCLFAGVTVVTWYPITPSSSLCETLIEYMNKYRLDPQTGKATFAIVQAEDELAALGMAIGAGWAGARAMTSTSGPGISLMAEFVGLGYYAEIPVVIFDIQRVGPSTGLPTRTMQGDILPTAVLSHGDTKHPMLLPCSVAECFTMAVQAFNLAEELQTPVFVMSDLDLGMNLWMSDPFVYPAEPLRRGKVLTAEDLDKVAEFARYKDVDGDGIPYRTLPGTKHPKAPYFTRGSGHNERAQYSERPGDYRRNMDRLARKFETARQRVPGAVCEQESGSAIGIIAYGTSHWAVVEALDILREQHQMPADYLRLRAYPFGGEVNEFISRHQRIYVVDQNRDGQMYSLLGLEHDAAVKAKLRSVRYYNGLPIPARIVVEEILNQEKS; via the coding sequence GTGAATGATTTCAATATTCATGTTGCGACCGCCAATGGCACCGGCAGTCAAAGCTCGAACCTGGTGCTGATGCGCGCCATTTTTCAAATGGGGATACCGGTCTCCGGAAAAAATCTCTTCCCCTCGAACATTCAAGGCTTGCCCACCTGGTTCACCGTGCGGGTGAGCAAGCACGGTTACATTGCGCGCCGTGAGACGATCGACATTCTGGTGGCGATGAATCCTGAAACTGCCAATGAAGATGTGATGCGGCTGACGCCCGGGACGGTGGCGGTCTATGACGCGCCACTGCAGCTCGACAAACTGCGCCAGGATGTGATCTTTTATCCGGTGCCTTTTGACGAGCTGGTGGTGCCGGTCTGTCCGGTGGCCAAACTGCGCAAACTGGTGCGCAACATGATTTATGACGGGGTGCTGGCCTACCTGCTCGGCATCGAGATGGCGGAAGTGGAGCGCGCACTGTTGAAGCAATTCAAGGGCAAGGCCAAGGCGGCCGCGATGAACTGGGAGGCTGCCAAGGCCGGCTATGAGTTTGCCCGGAACAATTTTGCGGAAAAGCCGCCCTATCGCGTCGAGCGCATGAACGCCACTGCCGGCAAGATCGTGATCGACGGCAATTCTGCCGCCGCGCTTGGCTGCCTGTTTGCCGGAGTCACGGTGGTCACCTGGTATCCCATAACGCCCTCCTCCTCCCTGTGTGAAACGCTGATCGAATACATGAACAAATATCGCCTCGACCCGCAAACCGGGAAAGCCACCTTTGCCATCGTGCAGGCGGAAGACGAACTGGCCGCGCTGGGCATGGCGATCGGGGCGGGCTGGGCTGGTGCGCGGGCAATGACCTCCACCTCCGGTCCCGGGATTTCGTTGATGGCCGAGTTCGTGGGGCTGGGATATTATGCGGAAATTCCCGTGGTGATTTTCGACATCCAGCGCGTCGGCCCCTCCACCGGCCTGCCGACACGCACGATGCAGGGGGATATTCTCCCGACCGCGGTGCTTTCACACGGGGATACCAAACACCCGATGCTGTTGCCTTGTTCCGTGGCGGAGTGCTTCACGATGGCCGTGCAGGCTTTCAATCTGGCTGAGGAGCTGCAGACCCCGGTGTTCGTGATGAGTGATCTCGATCTTGGCATGAACTTGTGGATGTCGGATCCCTTTGTCTATCCTGCGGAGCCGCTGCGCCGCGGCAAGGTTCTCACGGCCGAAGACCTGGACAAGGTGGCGGAATTTGCCCGTTACAAAGACGTGGACGGCGACGGGATTCCCTACCGCACTCTGCCCGGCACCAAACATCCCAAAGCCCCTTATTTCACGCGTGGCAGCGGCCACAATGAGCGGGCGCAGTACAGCGAGCGGCCGGGCGATTACCGCCGCAACATGGACCGGCTGGCGCGCAAATTTGAGACGGCGCGGCAGCGCGTGCCCGGTGCCGTGTGCGAGCAGGAGAGCGGCTCGGCCATTGGCATCATCGCCTACGGCACCAGCCACTGGGCGGTGGTGGAGGCGCTCGATATTTTGCGCGAACAACATCAAATGCCGGCAGATTATCTGCGGTTGCGCGCCTATCCCTTCGGCGGGGAGGTGAACGAATTCATCAGCAGACACCAGCGGATTTACGTGGTGGATCAAAACCGCGACGGCCAGATGTACAGTCTGCTGGGCCTGGAGCACGACGCGGCGGTGAAAGCGAAACTGCGCAGCGTGCGTTACTACAACGGCCTGCCGATTCCGGCACGCATCGTCGTGGAAGAGATTCTGAATCAGGAGAAGAGCTGA
- a CDS encoding 2-oxoacid:ferredoxin oxidoreductase subunit beta — protein sequence MAQTPATPGRPAAKVNRLGLARDAYRGGKTTLCAGCGHNAISERIIDAFYEMGVDPYRVAKFSGIGCSSKSPAYFLGLSHGFNAVHGRMPAVATGAALANHQLMIVGVSGDGDTASIGMGQFVHLMRRNLPMIYIIEDNGVYGLTKGQFSATADKGSRLKNGVVNELPAIDMCAMAIELGASFVARAFSGDKSQLTTILKAAVSHRGTVLLDIISPCVTFNDHEGSTKSYDYVKEHEEKLGDLGFVPYFEDIVVDYAPGTTREVTLHDGSRLLLSKLPEDYSPARKADALRVLAKARARGEVLTGILFVDPTLDDFISLMNLVDEPLATLPESRVRPGREVLQQIMEEYK from the coding sequence ATGGCACAGACCCCTGCAACACCCGGCCGGCCGGCGGCAAAAGTCAATCGTCTCGGCCTGGCCCGTGACGCCTACCGCGGCGGCAAGACCACGTTGTGTGCCGGCTGTGGCCACAACGCCATCTCCGAACGCATCATCGACGCCTTTTACGAGATGGGCGTGGATCCCTATCGTGTCGCGAAATTTTCCGGCATCGGCTGTTCGAGCAAATCGCCGGCCTATTTCCTGGGCTTGTCACACGGTTTCAATGCGGTGCACGGCCGCATGCCGGCGGTGGCCACCGGCGCCGCACTGGCCAATCACCAGCTCATGATCGTGGGCGTGAGCGGCGACGGCGACACCGCCTCGATTGGCATGGGCCAGTTTGTCCATCTCATGCGCCGCAATCTTCCCATGATTTACATCATCGAAGACAACGGCGTGTACGGCCTGACCAAGGGCCAGTTCTCCGCCACCGCCGACAAGGGCAGCCGGCTCAAAAACGGTGTGGTCAACGAGCTGCCCGCCATCGACATGTGTGCCATGGCCATCGAATTGGGCGCCAGCTTCGTGGCGCGCGCCTTCTCCGGCGACAAGAGCCAGCTCACCACCATCCTCAAGGCCGCGGTGTCCCATCGTGGCACGGTGCTGCTCGACATCATTTCGCCGTGTGTGACTTTCAACGATCATGAGGGCTCCACCAAGAGCTATGACTACGTCAAGGAGCATGAGGAGAAGCTCGGCGATCTCGGCTTTGTGCCCTATTTCGAGGACATCGTGGTGGATTATGCGCCCGGCACCACCCGGGAAGTCACACTGCACGATGGCTCGCGGTTGCTGCTGAGCAAGCTGCCGGAAGATTACAGCCCGGCGCGCAAGGCCGATGCCCTGCGCGTGCTCGCCAAGGCGCGGGCACGCGGGGAAGTCTTGACCGGCATCCTCTTCGTTGATCCCACGCTGGACGATTTCATCAGTCTAATGAATTTGGTTGACGAACCGCTCGCCACCCTGCCGGAAAGCCGCGTGCGCCCGGGCCGCGAAGTCCTGCAGCAAATCATGGAAGAGTACAAATAG
- a CDS encoding CHAT domain-containing protein: MLGALLPVAAFALDSEAEQGIPAEYLQIRLAMGKRQYRQVQSLILECLSQPPIFPRVFPTAAYLFIYEGRPQAGLAFLTTLLADSAVKEYRGEIAGALAVLHHFLRDTAQTRVQARKALELGCRNLQPYELFIDNSDRSQALEFLQRQQQLQPANWRLQYARAYLLQSQNQAADAAALFLALLEQGHDSWEVCMTAGNNLNYQSRFQEAARLLERKIAVCRKTNDPEGLAQLLHVLSQTEMGRGNLAEAQRLRSESLALARLIGNVKLEYLLRLSLSQELLNQCRWAEAEKYLRFVQEQAQFFADGNSLLTAIYYQGRLERARGHWQASARNFLRASAIADSLGRREYAIQLLYSIALTDLKAGRVQQALARFQENERRMQQFGSLLHRRYFLHHFSKAYEQLGRHREALAYCDSALALTQAGENRRLYLTIVLDRGRLLSMLGRHTQALPVVREVAAAARQAGFVDLEVEAKIALGEIYLRAGELQPAQHLLTSALTRLQQAPDYLSFLKASAGLAETLARAGDLTRALAIYRAALQVVISNVRTASLEQSASLAGEERAIFFGLSRMLWRTGQTAEAICLAERSRDLVVQRRRWQAHLLQGSDSLQSLHARLAQLDSLILRQRLKQASQEPGFEALLLAAELQRQELIKSLPGSAGEPSVVFDQAALNNLRQMLARRQEVALSFFVDDSLSLVFLVAGDTLQGWEIAAGRQQLEPLLARMHPMLALHHADRLAREVAGFDTTTAYTAYRLLVAAPLSMRQERNLAVVPDGVLHALPFEILVTEPAAGGRAAFLLERHPIRYGLSLQSLQPPAPQPLVIKSFLLVADPLRYSESPAALSSGMRRRREDLPGSRDELEAIRANTRVDHLLTGSNATRANVLAALPQCDWLHIASHALSEAGEPLHAEILLANNADSSLDRIYAFEIFEQTLAARIAILSGCETARGIFLNGEGFAGFVQAFRAAGTPSVIASLWTVRDQATARFFASYYAALRRGQSTVRALQTAKLEMLHDSHASLLNWAGFCYYGADWQVALPPPRSFNVWYAAAIVLIILASALWARLRPRRRASGARH, from the coding sequence ATGCTCGGCGCGCTGCTGCCGGTGGCGGCGTTTGCGCTCGACAGTGAAGCGGAGCAGGGCATTCCCGCCGAATATTTGCAGATCCGCCTTGCCATGGGCAAAAGGCAATACCGCCAGGTGCAAAGTTTGATTCTGGAGTGTTTGTCACAACCGCCAATCTTTCCGCGCGTTTTCCCAACCGCAGCCTATTTGTTCATTTATGAGGGCCGGCCGCAGGCAGGCCTGGCTTTTCTCACCACGCTGCTCGCCGATTCAGCGGTCAAAGAGTATCGCGGAGAAATCGCGGGCGCACTCGCCGTGTTGCATCACTTTCTCCGCGACACGGCGCAAACCCGTGTGCAAGCCAGGAAAGCACTGGAACTCGGCTGCCGCAACCTGCAGCCCTATGAGCTGTTCATCGACAATTCTGACCGCAGTCAGGCCCTGGAGTTTCTGCAGCGGCAGCAGCAATTACAGCCGGCCAATTGGCGGCTGCAATATGCCCGCGCCTATTTGCTGCAATCCCAAAATCAGGCGGCCGACGCCGCTGCCCTCTTTCTCGCCCTGCTGGAGCAGGGGCATGACTCCTGGGAGGTGTGCATGACGGCCGGCAACAACTTGAATTATCAGTCCCGCTTCCAGGAAGCGGCGCGGCTTCTCGAACGGAAAATTGCCGTCTGCCGCAAAACGAATGATCCAGAGGGGCTGGCGCAATTGCTGCACGTTTTATCCCAGACGGAGATGGGGCGCGGCAACCTCGCAGAGGCGCAGCGCCTGCGCAGCGAGAGCCTCGCGCTGGCGCGGCTGATCGGCAACGTGAAGCTGGAGTACCTCCTGCGGCTGAGTTTGAGCCAGGAGCTGCTCAATCAATGCCGCTGGGCGGAGGCGGAGAAGTATTTGAGATTCGTGCAGGAGCAGGCGCAGTTTTTTGCGGATGGCAACAGCCTGCTCACGGCAATTTATTATCAGGGCCGCCTGGAACGCGCGCGCGGGCACTGGCAGGCCTCCGCCCGCAATTTCCTGCGGGCTTCCGCCATCGCGGACTCGCTCGGCAGGCGCGAATATGCCATTCAATTGCTTTACAGCATTGCCCTCACCGATCTCAAGGCCGGGCGGGTGCAGCAGGCGCTGGCACGCTTCCAGGAAAACGAGAGGCGCATGCAACAGTTCGGCTCGCTGTTGCACCGGCGCTATTTTTTGCATCACTTCAGCAAGGCCTATGAACAGCTCGGACGTCATCGCGAAGCGCTGGCCTATTGTGACAGCGCACTGGCATTGACCCAGGCGGGGGAGAACCGCAGGTTGTACTTGACGATCGTGCTCGATCGCGGGCGTTTGCTGAGCATGTTGGGGCGGCATACCCAGGCGCTGCCCGTTGTGCGCGAAGTTGCCGCCGCAGCACGACAAGCGGGTTTCGTTGATCTGGAGGTGGAAGCCAAAATTGCGTTGGGTGAAATTTACTTGCGGGCCGGCGAGCTCCAGCCCGCTCAACACCTCCTCACCAGCGCACTCACCCGTTTGCAACAGGCACCGGACTATCTCAGCTTTTTGAAGGCCTCTGCCGGCCTGGCAGAAACCCTTGCCCGCGCCGGCGATCTGACGCGTGCGCTCGCAATCTATCGCGCTGCCTTGCAGGTGGTGATCTCCAACGTACGCACCGCCTCGCTGGAGCAGTCCGCCTCTCTGGCCGGCGAAGAACGCGCCATCTTCTTTGGCCTCAGCCGCATGCTGTGGCGTACCGGGCAAACCGCCGAGGCAATTTGCCTGGCGGAGCGCAGTCGCGATCTGGTGGTGCAACGACGCCGCTGGCAGGCCCACCTGCTGCAGGGCTCCGATTCCTTGCAATCCCTGCACGCCCGGCTGGCGCAACTCGATTCTTTGATCCTGCGGCAGCGTTTAAAGCAAGCTTCCCAAGAGCCCGGGTTTGAAGCGCTGCTGCTTGCCGCCGAATTGCAGCGCCAGGAGCTGATAAAGAGTCTGCCCGGCAGTGCCGGTGAACCGTCCGTTGTTTTTGACCAGGCGGCCTTGAACAACTTGCGCCAAATGCTGGCTCGCCGGCAGGAAGTGGCCCTCAGTTTTTTTGTCGACGATTCGCTCAGTCTGGTTTTTTTAGTGGCCGGCGATACGCTGCAGGGCTGGGAGATCGCCGCCGGCCGGCAGCAACTGGAGCCGCTGCTTGCGCGCATGCATCCGATGCTGGCACTGCATCATGCTGACAGGCTGGCGCGTGAAGTTGCCGGTTTTGACACCACAACGGCATACACCGCCTACCGGCTTTTGGTTGCCGCTCCGTTGTCCATGCGTCAGGAACGAAACCTGGCCGTGGTTCCCGATGGCGTTTTGCACGCCCTGCCTTTTGAGATTCTGGTGACCGAACCGGCGGCCGGCGGGCGTGCTGCGTTTTTGCTCGAACGCCATCCTATTCGTTATGGCCTGTCGTTGCAATCGTTGCAGCCGCCGGCGCCGCAGCCGCTCGTCATCAAATCCTTTTTGTTGGTGGCCGATCCCCTGCGCTACAGTGAATCCCCGGCGGCATTGTCCTCCGGCATGCGCCGCCGGCGCGAGGATTTGCCGGGCAGCCGGGATGAGCTGGAAGCAATCCGGGCCAACACCAGGGTGGATCACCTGCTGACCGGCAGCAACGCCACCCGCGCCAACGTCTTGGCGGCACTGCCGCAATGTGACTGGCTGCACATCGCCAGCCATGCTCTCAGCGAGGCCGGCGAGCCGCTGCATGCGGAGATTCTGCTGGCGAACAACGCCGACAGTTCGCTCGATCGCATCTATGCCTTTGAAATTTTCGAACAGACACTCGCCGCCAGGATTGCCATTTTGAGCGGGTGTGAAACCGCGCGTGGGATTTTTTTGAATGGTGAGGGGTTTGCAGGATTTGTGCAGGCTTTTCGCGCCGCGGGGACCCCGAGCGTGATCGCCAGCCTCTGGACGGTCAGAGACCAGGCCACGGCGCGTTTCTTTGCGTCATACTACGCGGCGTTGCGGCGCGGCCAATCCACTGTGCGCGCGCTGCAGACGGCCAAGCTCGAGATGTTGCACGATAGCCATGCCAGTCTGCTGAACTGGGCCGGCTTCTGTTATTACGGCGCAGATTGGCAGGTCGCCCTGCCGCCGCCACGCTCCTTCAATGTCTGGTATGCAGCGGCCATTGTCTTGATTATTCTGGCGAGCGCCCTTTGGGCGCGACTACGCCCAAGGCGTAGAGCCTCCGGCGCTCGCCATTAG